A single window of uncultured Methanospirillum sp. DNA harbors:
- a CDS encoding PAS domain S-box protein, translating into MQGYLKRIETAIQSGPMKISIVYLTIGLLWIFFSDRLAFIIAGPDHDRFLFLSTFKGIGYVFVTAFLLYVLIRHFFLRFSEEQRKAKETLRISESLFRGIFNTMPSGAIIYSVQNDGSRGSDYIVTDINPTALSMEGISREIIIGHPITSIRPEIDDFGLIPIFQKVWTTGETIYYPTTVYPGSTTVHWFENYVFRLPDHQIIAIYNDVTEKMRTAEALSASEERLRLSLEAANDGIWDWNVKTGIVGCNSQWYTQLGYVPGEMPATYDTWKNLIHPEDQQEAEQTILKQISQEDGTFSVELRMKTRQGGWVWILTRGKAVAWDEDKNPIRVVGTHTDISKIKNAELNLIASEGRLHTLIQTIPDLVWLKDINGVYLACNPMFERFIGKKAAEITGKSDYDFFEREIADFFRSNDQKAVDAEGPSVNEEWITFADDGHRAFLETIKTPMYDSDRRLVGVLGIGRDITERNTIHSQNLIQKRRLEQAEAIGHLGSWEFDIRTGTIWGSDEGFRIYGLEPPEGNLLPINEIEACIPERDRVHQALIDLITDDIPYNLEFDINPADGSPQRTIISIAELTKDESGNLVRVTGVIQDITLRKLIEKEREILLDNLAQTNEELNAAYEQLKGSEEELKYQFNTLALTEEHLRETTQYLENLIAFANVPIIVWDPDFLITRINHSCEDLIGRKAEALIGKPIEILFPPDKVEHSMRLLKTTTAGVRWDIVEMDVQHLDGSIRSVIWNSSTIYDATGSHPAATIVQGQDITLKKRLEYENKLSFAEIQKNLAQLAILNDQIRNPLSIILSCIEGLEEHDYIKVLYDQIIRIDDIVTHLDQRWIESEKILTILQKKYNIIASPSAIQAIQTYPRGSDGKGHEIRDLLPESAGLLIKEMEAELYTILDSIDAFIFVADYETYDLLYTNKLGRNLFGTSSGKKCYEVIEKDQTGPCPFCRNHLLMDESGPTGIHREEKRNTHNGRWYDSRNQVIRWSDGRLVHLQIATDITERKQTENELRENEYTFRFLFEKSSDPILLMQEDRFIECNQASLDLLQLEDKEQLIGSNPVDFSPEVQPDGRLSSEAVAEYIRSAHENGSCRFEWMCLRSDGSPVLLEVSLLSIFFKGERMLHNTWRDITRRKEAEEAILRAKSELKRKLDAILSPGGDIGTLNLADIINIPEIQHLMDDFYSLTKIGVGIIDIQGVVLVATGWQHICTDFHRANPQTCKNCLESDILLSEGVPAGTFRKYRCENNMWDIATPIMVGGVHLGNLFLGQFLFDDEAIDYDIFKAQARLYGFDEKDYISALEQVPRWSKETVDTAMDFYIRLMNLISEVSWNNIRLARMIAERDLRLSSGKEGYAGDRTV; encoded by the coding sequence ATGCAGGGATATCTGAAGCGTATTGAGACTGCCATCCAGTCAGGCCCGATGAAAATTTCAATCGTATACCTGACCATCGGCCTGCTCTGGATATTTTTTTCAGACAGACTTGCCTTCATCATTGCCGGGCCTGATCATGATCGCTTTCTCTTCCTCTCCACGTTTAAAGGCATTGGATATGTATTCGTTACAGCTTTTCTGCTTTATGTTTTGATACGGCATTTTTTTCTCCGGTTTTCTGAAGAACAACGTAAAGCCAAAGAAACTCTCAGGATCAGTGAATCGCTGTTCAGGGGAATATTCAATACCATGCCATCAGGGGCAATAATCTATTCAGTCCAAAATGACGGCTCACGGGGGAGTGACTATATCGTCACTGATATCAATCCGACAGCCCTCTCAATGGAAGGGATATCAAGAGAAATAATAATTGGACATCCCATTACATCCATAAGGCCGGAGATCGATGATTTTGGATTAATCCCCATATTTCAAAAGGTCTGGACAACTGGTGAGACAATATATTATCCTACAACGGTTTACCCGGGCAGCACCACGGTACACTGGTTTGAAAATTATGTCTTCAGACTGCCTGATCACCAAATCATCGCAATATACAATGATGTAACAGAAAAAATGCGTACAGCTGAAGCCCTTTCAGCAAGTGAAGAACGGCTCCGTCTCTCACTGGAGGCCGCAAACGATGGTATCTGGGACTGGAATGTAAAAACAGGGATTGTTGGTTGTAATTCTCAATGGTATACCCAGCTTGGATATGTCCCCGGAGAGATGCCCGCAACCTACGATACCTGGAAAAACCTGATTCACCCCGAGGATCAGCAAGAGGCCGAGCAAACCATCCTGAAACAAATCAGTCAGGAAGACGGAACTTTTTCCGTCGAACTCAGAATGAAGACCAGGCAGGGCGGATGGGTATGGATTCTGACAAGAGGCAAAGCAGTTGCATGGGACGAGGATAAGAACCCAATCCGGGTAGTCGGAACCCATACAGATATCTCAAAGATAAAAAATGCTGAATTGAACCTGATAGCAAGCGAAGGGAGACTGCATACACTCATTCAGACCATCCCTGACCTTGTGTGGCTCAAGGATATCAATGGAGTGTATCTTGCCTGTAATCCGATGTTTGAACGGTTTATTGGTAAGAAAGCTGCAGAAATCACCGGAAAGAGTGATTACGACTTTTTTGAGAGAGAAATCGCTGACTTCTTCAGGAGTAATGACCAAAAGGCTGTCGATGCAGAAGGACCATCAGTCAATGAAGAATGGATAACCTTTGCGGATGATGGTCATCGTGCATTTCTTGAGACGATAAAAACCCCAATGTATGATTCTGATAGGAGGCTTGTCGGCGTCCTTGGAATCGGTCGTGACATTACAGAACGAAACACTATACATTCTCAGAATCTCATTCAAAAAAGGAGGCTGGAACAGGCTGAAGCCATTGGTCATCTGGGTAGTTGGGAGTTTGATATCAGGACCGGAACAATCTGGGGATCTGATGAAGGATTCCGAATATATGGTTTAGAACCTCCCGAGGGAAACCTTCTGCCAATAAACGAAATTGAAGCATGCATTCCTGAACGTGACAGGGTCCATCAGGCTCTCATTGACCTGATCACAGATGATATTCCATATAACCTTGAGTTCGATATAAATCCCGCTGACGGTTCACCCCAGAGGACTATCATTTCCATTGCTGAACTGACAAAAGATGAATCAGGGAACCTTGTCCGGGTAACAGGGGTAATCCAGGATATAACACTAAGGAAATTGATCGAGAAGGAACGTGAGATCCTTCTGGATAACCTTGCACAAACCAATGAGGAGTTGAATGCTGCTTATGAACAACTGAAAGGATCAGAAGAGGAACTGAAATATCAGTTTAATACTTTAGCATTAACTGAAGAACATCTCAGAGAGACTACCCAGTATCTGGAAAATCTGATAGCATTTGCCAATGTTCCCATCATTGTATGGGACCCGGATTTTTTGATAACCAGGATAAACCATTCTTGTGAGGACCTTATAGGCAGAAAGGCCGAAGCTCTCATAGGAAAACCAATCGAGATTCTGTTCCCCCCTGATAAGGTAGAACATTCAATGCGACTCCTCAAAACTACCACGGCAGGAGTGCGGTGGGATATTGTTGAGATGGATGTTCAACACCTTGATGGATCAATCAGGTCTGTAATCTGGAATTCATCAACGATATATGATGCCACCGGATCCCATCCCGCAGCAACCATTGTGCAGGGGCAGGATATCACCCTGAAAAAGAGACTTGAATATGAAAATAAACTATCATTTGCAGAGATCCAAAAAAACCTGGCCCAACTTGCAATTCTTAACGACCAGATCAGAAACCCGTTGTCGATTATCCTATCTTGTATAGAGGGTTTAGAAGAACACGATTATATTAAGGTTCTTTATGACCAGATAATCAGGATCGATGATATAGTTACACATCTTGATCAGCGGTGGATAGAATCTGAAAAGATCCTGACAATTCTACAGAAAAAATACAATATCATCGCATCTCCATCTGCCATCCAGGCAATTCAGACCTATCCCAGAGGATCTGACGGCAAAGGCCATGAAATCAGAGATCTGTTACCGGAATCAGCAGGACTCCTGATAAAGGAGATGGAGGCTGAACTCTATACTATTCTCGATAGTATTGATGCATTTATCTTTGTGGCTGATTACGAAACGTATGACCTTTTATACACGAACAAACTCGGACGGAACCTTTTTGGAACCAGTAGCGGGAAAAAATGTTATGAGGTTATTGAGAAGGATCAAACCGGTCCCTGCCCGTTCTGTAGAAACCATCTTCTCATGGATGAATCCGGTCCGACCGGTATCCATAGGGAGGAAAAAAGAAACACTCATAATGGCAGGTGGTATGATTCCCGCAACCAGGTAATCCGGTGGAGCGACGGAAGACTTGTGCATCTTCAGATTGCAACAGATATCACCGAAAGAAAACAGACTGAAAATGAACTGAGGGAGAATGAATACACCTTCCGGTTCCTTTTTGAGAAGTCATCAGATCCCATTCTGCTGATGCAGGAAGACCGGTTTATTGAATGTAATCAGGCTTCGCTGGACCTTTTGCAACTAGAGGATAAGGAGCAGCTCATTGGTTCAAACCCGGTTGATTTCTCTCCGGAGGTCCAGCCCGATGGACGGTTGTCATCGGAGGCAGTTGCCGAATATATCAGAAGTGCCCATGAAAATGGCAGCTGCCGGTTTGAGTGGATGTGCCTGAGATCAGATGGCTCACCTGTTCTTCTGGAAGTATCTCTTCTTTCGATTTTTTTTAAAGGCGAACGGATGCTTCATAATACCTGGCGGGATATTACCAGAAGGAAAGAAGCAGAGGAGGCTATCCTCCGAGCTAAAAGCGAGTTAAAACGAAAACTTGATGCAATTCTTTCACCCGGGGGAGATATCGGAACCCTGAATCTGGCAGATATTATAAATATACCTGAAATACAGCACCTGATGGATGATTTTTATTCCCTGACAAAAATCGGGGTAGGCATTATTGATATCCAGGGAGTTGTCCTGGTAGCAACCGGCTGGCAGCACATATGTACAGATTTTCACCGGGCCAATCCACAAACCTGTAAAAACTGCCTTGAAAGTGATATACTCCTATCGGAAGGTGTACCTGCCGGTACCTTCAGAAAGTACAGATGTGAGAACAATATGTGGGATATCGCCACCCCGATTATGGTCGGCGGAGTCCACCTGGGAAATCTCTTCTTAGGACAGTTTCTCTTTGATGATGAAGCAATAGATTATGATATATTCAAAGCCCAGGCCCGGCTTTATGGATTTGATGAAAAAGACTACATATCTGCTCTTGAACAGGTTCCACGATGGAGTAAAGAGACTGTCGATACTGCCATGGATTTTTACATCAGGTTAATGAATCTCATCTCTGAAGTCAGCTGGAACAATATCAGGCTTGCACGGATGATTGCAGAACGGGATTTGCGGCTCAGTTCGGGAAAAGAAGGATATGCTGGAGATAGAACTGTATAA
- a CDS encoding S8 family serine peptidase: MKPNWMVYTNFLFIFLLFIQFAVWPTAGVPNQSAISNISLNNNAPTNTTNSSYASDRVIVKYRSNVLSALGSVEPVSENVNSAIGASIIKNDTELGISGLQVVELSGNKSVSDAITQYEQNPLIEYAEPDYIVHIIDPEPVNTNNMSISAQETSSGNNTVSSSIIPNDTYFYRLYGMHNTGQVFYGSLRGTVDDDVDAPEAWSYSTGSSNVIVAVVDTGVQTDHPDLSGNVLSGYNFITDTVGQTDDNGHGTHCAGTIGAIGNNGKGVAGVCWNVTILPCKFLDSSGSGYTSDAIEAINYAKGQGASIISNSWGGGSYSTALKTAIEDSDALVVCAAGNDGINTDSNPQYPSAYDSSNIISVAATDWNDNLAYFSNYGSTSVDVGAPGYNIYSTLTGSTYSFKSGTSMATPMVSGIAALMKSANSSLTVSQMKTAIMNTVDTRSSLTGTCVTGGRVNVYQAVKSVYTPLQAKFFGIPGTVVNPLFIQFHDVSTGDPTGWLWNFGDGNSSTSQNPSHTYYTPGNFTVQLTVNNSRE; the protein is encoded by the coding sequence ATGAAACCCAACTGGATGGTATATACAAATTTTCTATTTATTTTTTTATTATTTATTCAATTTGCTGTATGGCCCACAGCAGGAGTTCCCAACCAATCTGCAATCAGTAATATCAGCCTTAACAACAATGCACCAACGAATACTACAAACTCCTCTTATGCATCAGATCGGGTAATTGTCAAGTACCGGAGTAATGTATTATCTGCTTTAGGATCTGTTGAACCAGTATCAGAGAATGTAAACAGCGCAATAGGAGCAAGTATTATTAAAAATGATACTGAGTTAGGTATTTCTGGACTTCAGGTTGTGGAACTTTCGGGTAACAAATCAGTATCAGATGCAATTACCCAGTATGAACAAAATCCACTTATTGAATATGCTGAACCTGATTATATCGTTCACATCATCGATCCAGAGCCGGTAAACACAAATAATATGAGTATATCTGCTCAGGAGACTAGTTCTGGAAATAACACGGTATCAAGCAGTATAATTCCAAATGATACCTATTTTTACCGATTATATGGGATGCACAACACCGGACAGGTATTTTATGGTTCTTTGAGAGGAACAGTAGATGATGATGTTGATGCTCCTGAAGCATGGTCATATTCAACAGGATCATCAAATGTCATTGTAGCAGTGGTGGATACAGGAGTTCAGACAGATCATCCGGATCTTTCAGGAAATGTTCTTTCCGGATACAACTTTATCACGGATACTGTAGGACAGACCGATGATAATGGCCATGGAACCCATTGTGCAGGCACAATAGGAGCTATTGGAAACAATGGAAAAGGAGTTGCGGGAGTTTGCTGGAACGTAACAATTTTGCCATGTAAATTTCTTGACTCTTCAGGTTCTGGCTATACCAGCGATGCAATAGAGGCAATAAACTACGCAAAAGGACAAGGTGCCTCAATTATATCAAATTCATGGGGAGGAGGTTCCTATAGCACAGCACTAAAGACTGCAATTGAAGATTCCGATGCGTTAGTTGTTTGTGCTGCGGGAAATGATGGAATAAACACTGATTCAAACCCTCAATACCCATCCGCATACGATTCCAGTAATATCATCTCTGTTGCTGCTACTGACTGGAATGATAACCTTGCATACTTCTCAAATTATGGAAGCACTTCAGTCGATGTTGGAGCTCCAGGTTACAATATCTATAGTACACTTACAGGAAGCACATATTCCTTTAAATCAGGCACCTCAATGGCAACCCCTATGGTTTCAGGTATTGCCGCCTTGATGAAGTCAGCAAACTCCTCGTTAACCGTATCACAGATGAAAACTGCCATCATGAATACTGTAGATACCAGATCATCATTAACAGGTACATGTGTTACCGGAGGAAGGGTAAATGTATATCAGGCTGTAAAATCAGTTTACACACCTTTACAAGCCAAGTTTTTTGGGATTCCCGGAACTGTAGTCAATCCATTATTTATCCAGTTTCACGATGTATCTACAGGTGATCCAACCGGCTGGCTTTGGAACTTTGGAGATGGAAACAGTTCAACAAGTCAAAATCCATCACACACATATTATACACCTGGAAATTTCACGGTTCAACTGACGGTAAATAATTCAAGAGAGTGA
- a CDS encoding ABC transporter ATP-binding protein: MIVETGDLTKTYHMGNVQVHALRGVSTGIEKGEFVGIMGPSGSGKSTFLHQVGLLDTPSSGTICINGQETSSMTSEEKARFRLEQMGYVFQDYALIEDLTVVENVAIPGLGLGRDYHEVMEIAGGLVDDVGLGGRADHLRKELSGGQQQRVAIARSLMNSPAIVFADEPCANLDTESSQTILKLFRHLNEEKNQTVVMVSHEPWHTEFFDRIIQFRDGRVEKKCI; the protein is encoded by the coding sequence ATGATCGTTGAAACAGGAGACCTGACAAAGACATACCACATGGGTAATGTCCAGGTCCATGCACTCCGGGGCGTATCAACCGGAATTGAAAAAGGCGAGTTTGTCGGGATCATGGGGCCAAGTGGGAGCGGAAAATCAACGTTTCTCCACCAAGTCGGCCTTCTTGACACCCCGAGTTCAGGAACGATATGTATCAATGGACAGGAGACATCGTCCATGACTTCAGAAGAGAAGGCCCGGTTCCGCCTGGAGCAGATGGGCTATGTTTTCCAGGATTATGCCCTCATCGAAGATTTAACAGTTGTTGAAAATGTGGCTATTCCGGGACTTGGTCTCGGGCGTGACTATCACGAGGTCATGGAGATAGCCGGTGGGCTTGTTGATGACGTCGGGCTCGGAGGCAGGGCCGATCACCTCCGGAAGGAATTATCAGGCGGGCAGCAGCAGAGGGTTGCTATAGCACGTTCACTGATGAACAGTCCTGCGATTGTGTTTGCCGATGAACCATGTGCAAACCTGGATACCGAGTCATCCCAAACGATTCTAAAACTTTTCAGGCATCTCAACGAGGAGAAGAACCAGACCGTTGTTATGGTATCGCATGAACCATGGCACACCGAATTTTTCGATCGGATCATTCAGTTCAGGGACGGAAGAGTTGAGAAAAAATGTATATAA
- a CDS encoding sodium:proton antiporter, whose translation MDQNLLITDETIVITLLLIAIITAITLRHLKMPYTIGLVITGYVFSSFIVPHVSTLKSFEGMVPSTDIILYLFLPLLIFESAIAMNTRLLSRNLFPVLGLAILGVIISGVIIGALLSAIFPLPLLYALLFGALISATDPAAVISIFKEIGVPKRLQILVEGESLLNDAAAIVMFQMVLALIGASLLDQNISVSNTSVQFASSVLTSFVGGILVGLVTGLLLRFVLKRTPLHSHIHQTTTLVAAYLSYLISDHICGFSGVIAVVVCGCLAARAASDWIGPDRRDELNRFWEYIGFLANSLIFLLVGIAIASLQDLSVFMSGAILGVILLVAVVTIARIIPVFGIFGLYNLFTPRKVPLSYQVVSFWGGLRGAVAIALSLSLPYSFPYRDVIVEFSVAVVLFTILFQGLTIGPLIHRLGLGQTRLVKQFHQIYTDLVTCRSGELNLQNSPMSDIIDHETARMYVKEYRAMSASKTEKIRDFWSEIRKHPDRREILKLFWLEALRYEQKQYRQLYDEGLILPAVYAALQFHAASREDLIQSGDYHPGKSEAGPGARFRRWVTWLMNRIAPESRISRFLTRRSEMNRIFIAIALAVAASATTRYLRELAGVVCLKTDDIADTLSVYKRIENDARAYLQSDLVRASPCLKDISAFIAERTAGAGMIAELHKHLQDGAGDEKILTRYIDRLIDEKNNARIELVRSCR comes from the coding sequence ATGGATCAAAACCTGCTCATAACCGATGAAACGATCGTCATAACGCTCCTGCTCATCGCAATAATCACCGCAATTACCCTGCGGCATCTGAAGATGCCCTATACAATAGGCCTTGTAATAACCGGCTACGTCTTTTCATCGTTTATCGTCCCTCATGTCTCCACCCTGAAGTCGTTTGAGGGGATGGTTCCAAGTACAGATATTATCCTCTACCTCTTCCTCCCTCTCCTGATCTTTGAGTCAGCGATTGCCATGAACACCCGGCTTCTCAGCAGAAACCTCTTTCCTGTACTGGGTCTTGCCATCCTTGGTGTGATCATATCAGGTGTTATTATTGGTGCACTTCTCTCTGCCATTTTCCCACTTCCCCTCCTCTATGCCCTCCTCTTCGGTGCCCTGATATCGGCAACCGACCCAGCAGCGGTCATCTCCATATTTAAGGAGATTGGGGTACCGAAACGACTCCAGATTCTGGTTGAAGGTGAGAGCCTTCTCAACGATGCTGCTGCAATCGTCATGTTCCAGATGGTTCTTGCTCTCATCGGTGCCTCGCTGCTTGATCAGAATATCTCGGTATCAAATACCTCTGTGCAGTTTGCAAGTTCTGTGTTGACCTCATTTGTCGGAGGTATTCTGGTCGGGCTCGTCACAGGACTCCTGCTGCGGTTTGTCCTGAAACGAACCCCGCTTCACTCCCATATTCACCAGACTACAACCCTGGTTGCAGCGTATCTCTCGTACCTGATCAGTGATCACATCTGCGGATTTTCCGGGGTTATAGCCGTAGTGGTCTGTGGATGTCTTGCGGCACGAGCTGCATCTGACTGGATCGGCCCTGACCGCAGGGATGAACTCAACCGGTTCTGGGAGTATATTGGGTTCCTGGCAAACAGTCTGATCTTTCTCCTTGTCGGAATCGCCATAGCGTCACTTCAGGATCTCTCCGTGTTCATGAGCGGAGCTATCCTCGGGGTTATTCTCCTTGTTGCAGTGGTTACGATTGCACGGATTATTCCGGTATTTGGCATATTCGGCCTCTACAATCTCTTCACTCCCCGTAAAGTTCCGCTCTCGTACCAGGTTGTCAGTTTCTGGGGAGGCCTGCGTGGAGCGGTAGCAATCGCCCTCTCACTCTCCCTTCCGTACTCGTTCCCGTATCGTGATGTGATTGTGGAGTTCTCTGTGGCAGTTGTCCTGTTTACCATCCTTTTCCAGGGCCTGACTATCGGTCCCCTCATCCATCGCCTTGGTCTTGGTCAGACCAGGCTGGTAAAACAGTTTCACCAGATCTATACCGATCTTGTTACATGCAGGTCAGGGGAACTGAACCTGCAGAACTCGCCCATGAGCGATATCATCGATCATGAGACCGCCAGGATGTATGTGAAAGAGTACAGGGCAATGTCAGCCTCCAAGACCGAGAAGATCCGCGATTTCTGGAGTGAGATCAGGAAACATCCTGACCGCAGGGAGATCCTCAAACTCTTCTGGCTGGAAGCCCTCCGGTATGAGCAGAAACAGTACAGACAACTCTATGATGAAGGGTTAATTCTGCCTGCTGTGTATGCAGCACTCCAGTTTCATGCAGCTTCCAGGGAGGATCTGATCCAGTCAGGAGATTATCACCCGGGAAAGAGTGAGGCAGGACCGGGTGCCAGGTTCAGGAGATGGGTGACATGGTTGATGAACCGCATCGCTCCGGAGAGCAGGATTTCACGGTTTCTTACCAGAAGGAGCGAGATGAACCGGATCTTCATTGCTATTGCACTGGCTGTTGCAGCATCAGCAACAACCCGCTATCTGCGTGAACTGGCAGGAGTCGTCTGTCTGAAAACTGATGATATCGCAGATACGCTTTCGGTATACAAAAGAATCGAGAACGATGCCAGAGCATATCTGCAGTCTGATCTGGTCAGAGCGTCCCCCTGTCTCAAGGATATTAGTGCATTCATTGCTGAGAGGACAGCCGGGGCCGGGATGATCGCTGAACTTCACAAACATCTTCAAGACGGAGCCGGTGATGAAAAGATTCTTACCAGATATATCGACCGGTTGATTGATGAGAAGAATAATGCCAGGATTGAACTGGTCAGGTCATGCAGGTAA